From Anopheles funestus chromosome 3RL, idAnoFuneDA-416_04, whole genome shotgun sequence, a single genomic window includes:
- the LOC125771977 gene encoding uncharacterized protein LOC125771977, with protein MNMAVESCVKWTNFQEHMMCAMHEILESHQYTDCRLVVPEGELYANRAILCMASRFFEAIFDGAMNLSAIETDRLTVLIPDLKLACLRSVLQFIYTGEIYLLPHDVAPFVEACSFLQIQGVPYSEDRIVGIRDFGTFISSVQEGSIVNNEGYETSAYLSSDCKRENVQNASVLFFGQEACLCEQSNDGNSALDCEMENENSNAAVQQLLGDGIEGLQCPVANSANGIPRMDVEKHQSSTIYSSNDRLDEDLKLEREEHMDSSSYDTRLTAAIDAILKRGISYRVASKQHNISKTVLWRRTMKMARFVRPTSPKLAKQRREAIDALKSGEKLVHVSQRFEVPLSTLHRDKIRLYQKGILPSKVILKQRDKGESFQQRLTEAVAECIAGRMSLSEAARVYELPKTSIWRKVRSSRANSSSTVVTEVERNLTKRDHGVQNLKHCAETVEEDAEPMVGDLLSATLHISSEYMSDPGMDVSASGLTQDSIL; from the coding sequence ATGAACATGGCGGTCGAATCGTGCGTGAAGTGGACAAACTTTCAGGAGCACATGATGTGTGCTATGCATGAAATCTTGGAATCTCACCAGTACACCGACTGCCGGTTGGTCGTACCCGAAGGAGAATTGTATGCAAATCGAGCAATACTCTGCATGGCTTCAAGATTCTTCGAGGCAATCTTCGATGGTGCTATGAACTTGTCTGCTATAGAGACGGATCGTCTCACGGTTCTCATTCCAGATCTGAAGCTTGCGTGTTTAcgatctgttttacaattcaTCTACACCGGAGAAATTTACCTACTCCCGCACGACGTAGCACCCTTTGTAGAAGCTTGCAGTTTCCTACAGATACAAGGAGTCCCGTATAGCGAAGATCGGATCGTAGGGATTAGGGATTTCGGAACATTCATCAGTTCAGTTCAGGAAGGGTCGATTGTTAACAATGAAGGTTATGAAACTTCTGCGTATCTTTCAAGCGATTGTAAACGAGAAAACGTACAAAACGCATCCGTTCTATTCTTCGGTCAGGAAGCGTGCTTATGCGAGCAGTCGAATGATGGCAATTCTGCATTGGATTGtgagatggaaaatgaaaacagtaATGCAGCGGTTCAGCAGCTGTTAGGAGATGGAATAGAAGGATTGCAGTGTCCAGTAGCTAACTCTGCAAATGGTATTCCAAGGATGGATGTAGAAAAACACCAAAGTTCAACAATTTACTCATCAAATGATCGCTTGGACGAGGATTTGAAACTGGAACGAGAAGAACATATGGACTCCTCCAGCTATGACACTCGTCTTACTGCGGCCATCGATGCAATATTAAAGCGTGGCATTAGTTATCGTGTTGCATCGAAACAGCACAACATTTCTAAGACCGTGCTGTGGCGAAGAACGATGAAAATGGCACGATTCGTCCGACCGACTTCACCGAAACTAGCCAAACAGCGAAGGGAGGCTATCGATGCGCTTAAATCCGGTGAAAAGTTAGTCCATGTAAGCCAGCGTTTCGAGGTTCCACTGTCGACGCTTCATCGGGACAAGATACGGCTGTACCAGAAGGGTATACTGCCGAGCAAGGTGATATTGAAACAGCGTGATAAGGGTGAATCTTTCCAGCAACGGTTGACGGAGGCGGTGGCGGAATGCATTGCAGGACGCATGTCTCTTTCGGAAGCAGCACGAGTGTACGAGTTACCGAAAACCTCTATATGGAGAAAGGTACGATCGTCACGGGCGAACAGTAGCAGCACAGTTGTAACAGAAGTAGAAAGAAACCTAACGAAACGTGATCACGGTGTTCAGAATTTGAAACATTGCGCTGAAACGGTTGAAGAAGATGCTGAACCCATGGTAGGAGACTTATTGAGCGCTACATTGCACATTAGCTCAGAATACATGTCCGACCCGGGTATGGATGTTTCTGCTAGCGGACTAACTCAGGATTCAATCCTGTAG
- the LOC125772006 gene encoding NADH dehydrogenase [ubiquinone] iron-sulfur protein 3, mitochondrial translates to MASILRSFATTFAKSGVRSSGISRAAPAIMMRYKSTEPAAEARPTVRKPDAAARSELSEFGKYVAECMPKYVQKVQLTSGDELEVLIAPEGVVPVLQFLKDHHNAQFANLVDIAGMDVPSRPYRFEIIYNILSLRYNSRIRVKTYADELTPIDSCNEVFKAANWYEREIWDMYGVFFANHPDLRRILTDYGFEGHPQRRDFPLSGYVELRYDDEKKRVVCEPLELAQEFRKFDLSAPWEQFPNFRHANPATEEVATKPTEK, encoded by the exons ATGGCCTCCATCTTGCGCTCTTTTGCAACAACGTTCGCTAAAAGCGGCGTGCGTAGCAGCG GTATTTCCCGTGCTGCTCCGGCTATTATGATGCGCTATAAATCCACTGAACCGGCGGCAGAAGCCAGAC CTACTGTCCGCAAGCCGGATGCCGCTGCCCGTTCGGAGCTGTCCGAGTTCGGCAAGTACGTCGCAGAATGCATGCCAAAGTACGTCCAAAAGGTGCAGCTTACGTCGGGCGACGAGCTGGAGGTGCTGATCGCCCCGGAAGGTGTTGTTCCCGTGCTGCAGTTCCTAAAGGATCATCACAATGCACAGTTTGCAAATCTGGTCGATATTGCCGGCATGGATGTGCCATCCCGTCCGTATCGGTTTGAAATTATCTACAACATTCTATCCCTACGTTACAACTCGCGCATCCGCGTAAAGACCTATGCCGACGAGCTGACGCCGATCGATTCATGCAACGAAGTGTTTAAGGCGGCCAACTGGTACGAGCGGGAAATATGGGACATGTACGGTGTGTTCTTTGCAAATCATCCGGATCTTCGTCGCATTCTGACCGATTATGGTTTCGAGGGCCATCCGCAGCGTCGTGATTTTCCGCTGAGCGGTTATGTCGAGCTGCGGTACGACGATGAGAAGAAACGTGTTGTGTGCGAACCGCTCGAGCTGGCGCAGGAGTTCCGTAAGTTTGATCTCTCTGCACCGTGGGAACAGTTTCCAAATTTCCGCCATGCTAATCCTGCCACGGAAGAGGTTGCAACAAAACCGACGGAAAAGTAG